The Collimonas fungivorans Ter331 genome has a segment encoding these proteins:
- a CDS encoding LysE family translocator, translating to MLASLLPLAVFAFVSSITPGPNNIMLTSSGIMFGFNRTIPHMLGVTFGFGIMLVLCAAGIGSLVLALPASHVILKTLGSGYLLYLAWNLRNMTFKSEAGGHRKPMTFLGASVFQAANPKAWIMAITSASAFLPPLEPIWLSIAVYCLVFSVINLPCVSVWAGAGSVLRRYLAQPLWQRVFCTVMVLLTIYSAVSIWL from the coding sequence ATGCTGGCTTCCTTACTGCCGCTCGCCGTGTTCGCCTTCGTGTCGTCGATCACGCCAGGCCCGAACAACATCATGCTGACTTCGTCCGGCATCATGTTCGGCTTCAACCGCACCATCCCGCACATGCTCGGCGTGACCTTCGGCTTCGGCATCATGCTGGTGCTGTGCGCGGCCGGCATCGGCAGCCTGGTGCTGGCCTTGCCGGCTAGCCATGTGATCCTGAAGACACTGGGTTCGGGCTACTTGCTGTATCTGGCATGGAATCTGCGCAACATGACGTTCAAATCGGAAGCCGGCGGCCACCGCAAGCCGATGACTTTTCTTGGCGCGTCGGTATTCCAGGCCGCCAACCCGAAAGCCTGGATCATGGCCATCACCAGCGCCTCGGCGTTCCTGCCGCCGCTGGAGCCGATCTGGCTGTCGATCGCCGTCTATTGCCTGGTGTTCAGCGTCATCAACCTGCCATGCGTGAGCGTCTGGGCCGGCGCCGGTTCGGTATTGCGGCGCTACCTGGCGCAGCCCCTGTGGCAGCGTGTGTTTTGTACAGTAATGGTGCTGCTGACGATCTATTCTGCAGTCTCGATCTGGCTTTGA
- the htpG gene encoding molecular chaperone HtpG, with protein MAVSEKQTLGFQAEVKQLLQLMIHSLYSNKEIFLRELVSNASDAADKLRFEAINNGALFENDPELKIKVAFDKAARTITISDNGIGMSRDEAISHLGTIAKSGTKEFFSKLSGDQQKDAALIGQFGVGFYSAFIIADKITVDTRRAGASATEGVRWESEGAGDFSIEAIDKPSRGTDITLHLREGEDEYLSAWKLKSIIRKYSDHISLPIVMQKEEWDEEKKETVVKDEFETVNQASALWARNKSDITEEQYVEFYKHVSHDFEAPLTYTHNRVEGRSEYTQLLYVPSRAPFDLWDRNKRGGIKLYVKRVFIMDDAEQLMPVYLRFVKGVIDSSDLPLNVSREILQESRDVRVIREGSTKRVLGLLEELANSDDQAQKDKYASFWKEFGQVLKEGIGEDASNKERIAKLLRFASTSNADGNGSEAQTVSFADYIGRMKEGQDKIYYATGETFAAAKNSPHLEIFRKKGVEVLLLTDRVDEWMLSFLQDFEGKELASVAKGGLDLGTLEDEAEKKQHEETETQFKDLVEKMKGALADKAKDVRVTFRLTDSPACLVADENELSGNLLRMLKAAGQEAPDSKPILEINPDHPLVQRLKYEEAKFGDWSHILFDQALLAEGGALADPAGFVKRLNEMLLGMTGK; from the coding sequence ATGGCCGTATCCGAAAAGCAAACCCTTGGTTTTCAGGCAGAAGTAAAGCAGCTGCTGCAATTGATGATCCACTCGCTGTATTCAAACAAGGAAATTTTCCTGCGCGAGCTGGTTTCCAATGCATCCGATGCCGCCGACAAGCTGCGCTTTGAAGCGATCAACAACGGCGCCCTGTTCGAGAACGACCCGGAACTGAAGATCAAGGTCGCTTTCGACAAGGCTGCGCGCACCATCACCATCTCGGACAACGGCATCGGCATGAGCCGCGATGAAGCCATCTCGCACCTGGGCACCATCGCCAAGTCCGGCACCAAGGAATTCTTCTCGAAACTGTCCGGCGACCAGCAAAAAGATGCGGCCCTGATCGGCCAGTTCGGCGTCGGCTTCTACTCCGCCTTCATCATCGCCGACAAGATCACGGTCGACACCCGCCGCGCCGGCGCCAGCGCCACCGAAGGCGTGCGCTGGGAATCCGAAGGCGCCGGCGATTTCAGCATCGAAGCGATCGACAAGCCGTCGCGCGGCACCGACATCACCCTGCACCTGCGCGAAGGCGAAGACGAGTATCTGTCGGCCTGGAAGCTGAAATCGATCATCCGCAAGTACTCCGACCATATCTCGCTGCCGATCGTGATGCAGAAAGAGGAATGGGACGAAGAAAAGAAAGAAACCGTCGTCAAGGACGAATTCGAGACCGTCAACCAGGCCAGCGCGCTGTGGGCCCGCAACAAGTCCGACATCACGGAAGAGCAGTACGTCGAATTCTACAAACACGTTTCGCATGATTTCGAAGCGCCGCTGACCTACACCCACAACCGGGTCGAAGGCCGCAGCGAATACACGCAGCTGCTGTACGTACCGAGCCGCGCCCCGTTCGACCTGTGGGACCGCAACAAGCGCGGCGGCATCAAGCTGTACGTCAAGCGCGTCTTCATCATGGACGATGCCGAACAGCTGATGCCGGTCTACCTGCGTTTTGTCAAAGGCGTGATCGACTCCAGCGACCTGCCGCTCAACGTTTCGCGCGAAATCCTGCAGGAATCGCGCGACGTGCGCGTGATCCGCGAAGGCTCGACCAAGCGCGTGCTGGGCTTGCTGGAAGAACTGGCGAACAGCGACGACCAGGCGCAAAAGGACAAGTACGCCAGTTTCTGGAAGGAATTCGGCCAGGTCCTGAAAGAAGGCATAGGCGAAGACGCCAGCAACAAGGAAAGAATCGCCAAGCTCCTGCGTTTTGCTTCCACCAGCAACGCAGATGGCAACGGCAGCGAGGCGCAGACCGTTTCCTTCGCCGACTATATCGGCCGCATGAAAGAAGGCCAGGACAAGATCTATTACGCGACCGGTGAAACTTTCGCCGCCGCCAAGAATAGTCCGCATCTGGAAATCTTCCGCAAGAAAGGCGTCGAAGTGCTGCTGCTGACTGACCGCGTCGACGAATGGATGCTGTCCTTCCTGCAGGATTTCGAGGGCAAGGAACTGGCGTCCGTGGCCAAGGGCGGCCTCGATCTTGGCACCCTGGAAGACGAAGCCGAGAAAAAGCAGCATGAAGAAACCGAAACCCAGTTCAAGGACCTGGTCGAGAAGATGAAGGGCGCGCTGGCCGACAAGGCCAAGGATGTGCGCGTCACTTTCCGCCTGACCGATTCGCCGGCCTGCCTGGTGGCTGACGAGAACGAGTTGTCGGGCAACCTGCTGCGCATGCTGAAAGCCGCCGGCCAGGAAGCGCCGGACTCCAAGCCTATCCTGGAAATCAATCCGGACCATCCGCTGGTGCAGCGCCTGAAGTACGAAGAAGCCAAGTTCGGCGACTGGTCGCACATCTTGTTCGACCAGGCTCTGCTTGCTGAAGGCGGCGCCCTGGCCGACCCGGCCGGTTTCGTCAAGCGCCTCAATGAAATGCTGTTGGGCATGACGGGCAAATAA
- a CDS encoding PLP-dependent aminotransferase family protein, whose amino-acid sequence MTNTVPPRKLSNGQLPSAPQPLSRDSDTSLVEQIVRSIESRISDRLLRSGARMPSIRQFADSHSVSRFTVVEAYDRLVAKGCLESRRGSGFYVRERSPLLAERGSNAASDKQPQLIDVVWLVRNMHQQAPNKKMPGSGMFPSEWLDADLIANALRSISRQNPAQLLSYGIPQGFLPLRQQLQLKMAELEIAATPEQFVTTTGVTQALDLVARHFTQPGDVILVDDPSWFLMFASFAALGAKVVGVPRLADGPDMAKLAELVALHKPKLYVLVSVLHNPTSTSLSAAKAFQILKLAEEHDFMIVEDDIYCDMHPGSAIQPATRIAALDQLNRVIYMGGFSKTLSPNLRSGFIATSLELAQHFADRKMLTNLTSAEVGERVVYKILSEGHYRKHLDRLRNKLDSVRDRTIRQMERIGMTVDISTPAGIFVWADTGHDTNVMAEKALAEGFLLAPGALFSPSQLPSSRMRINVAAMSDPAIWRFLEQECGK is encoded by the coding sequence GTGACCAACACAGTCCCTCCCCGCAAGCTGAGCAACGGCCAGCTGCCATCCGCCCCACAGCCGCTGTCGCGCGACAGCGATACCTCGCTGGTCGAGCAGATCGTGCGCAGCATCGAATCCCGCATCAGCGACCGCCTGTTGCGCAGCGGCGCGCGCATGCCGTCGATCCGCCAGTTTGCCGACAGCCACAGCGTGTCGCGTTTCACGGTGGTGGAGGCCTATGACCGGCTGGTGGCCAAGGGTTGTCTGGAATCGCGCCGCGGTTCGGGTTTTTACGTGCGCGAGCGCTCGCCGCTGCTGGCGGAACGCGGCAGCAATGCCGCCAGCGACAAACAGCCACAACTGATCGACGTAGTCTGGTTGGTGCGCAATATGCACCAGCAGGCGCCGAACAAGAAAATGCCCGGCTCCGGCATGTTTCCCAGCGAATGGCTGGATGCCGACCTGATCGCCAATGCCCTGCGCAGCATCAGCCGGCAGAATCCGGCGCAACTGCTCTCCTACGGCATTCCGCAGGGCTTCCTGCCGCTGCGCCAGCAATTGCAGCTGAAGATGGCCGAACTGGAAATCGCCGCCACGCCGGAACAATTCGTCACCACCACCGGCGTCACCCAAGCGCTGGACTTGGTGGCGCGCCACTTTACCCAGCCCGGCGACGTGATTCTGGTGGACGATCCGTCCTGGTTCCTGATGTTCGCGTCGTTCGCCGCGCTGGGCGCCAAGGTAGTCGGCGTGCCGCGCCTGGCAGACGGCCCCGACATGGCCAAGCTGGCGGAACTGGTGGCGCTGCACAAGCCCAAGCTGTATGTGCTGGTCTCGGTGCTGCACAATCCGACCTCGACCTCGCTGTCGGCAGCCAAGGCATTCCAGATTCTCAAGCTGGCCGAGGAACACGACTTCATGATTGTCGAAGACGATATCTATTGCGACATGCATCCCGGCTCGGCAATCCAGCCGGCGACCCGCATTGCCGCGCTCGACCAGCTCAACCGCGTGATCTATATGGGCGGCTTTTCGAAGACGCTGTCGCCCAACCTGCGCTCCGGCTTTATCGCCACCTCGCTCGAACTGGCGCAGCATTTTGCCGACCGCAAGATGCTGACCAACCTGACCAGCGCCGAAGTCGGCGAGCGGGTAGTTTATAAAATCCTGTCCGAAGGCCACTACCGCAAGCATCTCGACCGCCTGCGCAACAAGCTCGACAGCGTGCGCGACCGCACCATCAGGCAGATGGAAAGGATAGGCATGACGGTCGACATCAGCACCCCGGCCGGCATCTTTGTGTGGGCCGACACCGGCCACGACACCAATGTGATGGCGGAAAAAGCCCTGGCCGAGGGTTTTTTGCTGGCGCCCGGCGCCCTGTTCTCGCCCAGCCAGCTGCCCTCTTCAAGAATGCGGATCAATGTGGCGGCGATGTCGGATCCGGCGATCTGGCGTTTCCTGGAACAGGAATGTGGCAAATAA
- a CDS encoding DUF2917 domain-containing protein: MQTLFKQQSHTLSGGSVLSGVTEQQMILKVVSGRVWVTFEGQPEDHWLCAGRSLALLPGRMVVVQADPGNSRISLSGLPQRHRGRPDILRALLARLRGPGFHPATSVS, from the coding sequence ATGCAAACACTATTCAAGCAACAGTCCCATACCTTGTCGGGCGGCAGCGTGCTGTCCGGCGTGACCGAACAGCAAATGATCCTGAAAGTGGTCAGCGGGCGCGTCTGGGTGACTTTTGAAGGCCAGCCGGAAGACCACTGGCTGTGCGCCGGCCGTTCGCTGGCCTTGCTGCCGGGGCGCATGGTGGTGGTGCAAGCCGATCCGGGCAACAGCCGCATCAGCCTCAGCGGCTTGCCGCAGCGCCACCGTGGCAGGCCGGACATCCTGCGGGCGCTGCTGGCGCGCTTGCGCGGCCCTGGCTTCCACCCAGCCACCAGCGTGTCATGA